The region ACGCCCGTCAAATTGACGGCGACAATGCGCTCCCACCACCCGTCGTCGGCGTCCAGAAAGTGACGCATCGTATCGGTCAGACTCGCGTTGTTGACAAGCACGTCGATGGTGCCGAAGTGCCGAAGGGTCGTCTCCACCAATCGATCGACCTGGGTTGGGATGGAGACGTCGCCGGCAACGGCCACCGCCGACCGGCCGCCGGCCACCAGAGTCTCGGCCACCTCTTCGGCGGCGGCGCTGACGTCGTTGACGACGACGTGTGCCTGCTCGGCGCCGAAGCGTGTCGCGATCGCCCGTCCGATGCCGCGCGCTGCGCCCGTCACGATCGCGACTTTGCCCGCCATCCGCGTCGCAGGCATCATCGCTAGCCGAGCATGACCCCCCGGCCCGGCTCGTTGGGACGATCGCCGTATTCGTGTTCGCCGATAAGAAGCGCGCCCTCTTTGAACCGCGTCGCGCGAAACGGCCGCAGCGGCACGGTGCGCGGCTCGCCGCCGGTCATCCACTCCGCGAGCGCCGCGCCGAGCGCCGGCGCGGTCTTGAACCCCGACCCGTTGTCGCCGGTGCAGATCCAGAGTCCCTCGATCTCCGGGTGGCGGTCGATGATCTGCTTGCCGTCGGGCGTGATCGTGATCGCCCCGGCCCATCCGCCGCGCATCGGCGCGCCGGTGACAGCAGGCATGCGCCGCGCCAGGCGCTCCCGCGCCCGGATCACGTAGTCGCCGTCCACGCCTTCGTCGAGGGTGTCCGGGTTCGGCAGATCCTGGCGGGTCGAGATGCCGACGAGCGTGCTGAGAAACCCCGCGCCCTCCGGGCGCATCCACAGATCGTTCGCGCCGTCGATGCAGATCGGATGAAGCGCCGCGTGCTGAGGCGGCCGCCGGAAGAGCGTGACCTGCACGCGCACGGTGGTCAGCTCGTCCGCCGCGCCGACCGGCCGCAGCAGCGGCAGCGCCCAGGCCCCGCCGGCCACGACGACCGCGGGCGCGGCGATGAAGCCGTCCGAGGTCTCGACGCCCTCGACCCGGCCTCGCTCGACGCGGAGCGCGTGCACTTCCGTCCCGACGCGCACGTCCGCGCCCAGGTCCGCGGCGCGCCCGGCGAAGCCGTGCGTCGTCGCCACGGGATCGGCCATCCCTGAATCGGGCTCATAGGCCGCGGCCACGATGTCGTCGGTCCGCCACGACGGGACGATCGCGTGGACGTCGTCCGGCCCGATCACCGTCGTGTTCACCCCGACCCGCCGGAGCATCGCGACGTTGGCCCGCAGTTTGGTCTCGTTGGCCGCGGAGACGAGTCGCAGCATCCCGGTGTTGACGAAACCCGACGAGCCGGCGCCGACCACATCGTACCAGTGCTGGAAATACGGCAGGCTCGCCGCGGCCAGGCGGGCCTCCGGCTCGTTCGCGTAGTGCATGCGCACGAGGGCGCCGGACTTGCCGGTCGCACCGGCGGCGAGAAAGCGCCGCTCGCAGAGCACGATCCGGCCGGCGCGGCGGGACGCGAGGTGGAATGCGACGCTGGTCCCGACGACGCCGCCGCCGATCACCACGGCATCCGCGGTTGCCGCCATAATGATGCCTGATTCAGCCGCGCCGGTGCGGCTCTCCTGCATTCGATGCCGCCGCGTGCTCGCACCCCGGCGTGCGCATGTGGTACGCGCGGCGAAAGGGGGGGCGCACGGGGGAAGCGAAGCCCCCCGTGCGCCACGGTGCGCGCAGGGGGGGTGTTGACATGGCCAGTATGCGAAAGGTTCGGCGAGGACTTCGTCAATCCACCGCGTCGGACGCGCCTCGCTCCGACGGCCACGCTCCGCGTGTGTCTCGGCGGGCACTGCTCCGGGCGGCAGGCGCCGGCGCGCTGGGGCTCGGCGCGCTCGGCACCGCCCCGGGCCTGCTGCGCTGGGGCGGCGCCGCACCCGCGACGCTCAAGGGCACCTCGCTCACGACGCTGCAGGCGACGTATTTCATCCCGGCCGCCCAGGATCTCTTCAAGAAGCAGGTGCAGGAGTGGGGCCAGGCCAACGGCGTCAACGCCAACGCGGATTTCCTCAACTGGCCCGATCTGCAGCCGAAAATCTCCGCCGCGATTCAAGCGGGCGGGTACGACATCGTCGAGCTGTGGCCGGGCTGGAACTATCTCTACGCGGACAATCTCGTCGATCTCACGGACATGACGGAGGCGTACGCAAAACGGGACGGCGGCCTCGAGGCGTTCGCGGCCACCGACGCCAAGGTGGGGTCCCGGTACTTGGGGATCCCTCACGGACAATCGAACGACGCCCTCAACTATCGCATCAGCTGGCTCAGGGAGGCCGGGGCGAACGTCCCGGATGCCGCGGTCCAGGCCAGGACCGGGAAGATTCTTGACCTGACGTGGGATCAGTTCTTCGCCCTCGGCAAGAAGCTCAAGGCGAGCGGCCATCCGCTCGGGCAGGCCTTTGGCCACAGTCAGGGCGACCCGCCGAGCTGGGCGTACCCATACATGTGGAGCCACGGGGCGATGGAGGTGGAGCGGGACGGCAAGACGGTCGCCTTCAACAAGCCGATCTTCGTGGACGCGATGAAGAAGCTTGTGTCGGCGTGGAAGGAGTCGTTCGACGAGACGGGTCTGTCCTGGGACGACTCCAGCAACAACAAGGCGTTCCTCGCAGGACAGATCGCGGCGACGCTCAACGGCTCGAGCATCTACGCGGCCGCGCTCAAGGACTACCCCGACATCGCCAAGGATATGAACCATACAATGATCCCGCGTGGCCCCGCCGGCCGGTTCGCCCTGCTCGGCACGCGGACGCTCGCCATTCTCAAGAATTCGAAGAACATCGCCGGCGCGAAAGAGTTTCTCGCCTGGTGGTTCCAGGACAAGCAGTACGGCGACTGGCTCCACATTCA is a window of bacterium DNA encoding:
- a CDS encoding FAD-binding oxidoreductase; protein product: MAATADAVVIGGGVVGTSVAFHLASRRAGRIVLCERRFLAAGATGKSGALVRMHYANEPEARLAAASLPYFQHWYDVVGAGSSGFVNTGMLRLVSAANETKLRANVAMLRRVGVNTTVIGPDDVHAIVPSWRTDDIVAAAYEPDSGMADPVATTHGFAGRAADLGADVRVGTEVHALRVERGRVEGVETSDGFIAAPAVVVAGGAWALPLLRPVGAADELTTVRVQVTLFRRPPQHAALHPICIDGANDLWMRPEGAGFLSTLVGISTRQDLPNPDTLDEGVDGDYVIRARERLARRMPAVTGAPMRGGWAGAITITPDGKQIIDRHPEIEGLWICTGDNGSGFKTAPALGAALAEWMTGGEPRTVPLRPFRATRFKEGALLIGEHEYGDRPNEPGRGVMLG
- a CDS encoding extracellular solute-binding protein; its protein translation is MSRRALLRAAGAGALGLGALGTAPGLLRWGGAAPATLKGTSLTTLQATYFIPAAQDLFKKQVQEWGQANGVNANADFLNWPDLQPKISAAIQAGGYDIVELWPGWNYLYADNLVDLTDMTEAYAKRDGGLEAFAATDAKVGSRYLGIPHGQSNDALNYRISWLREAGANVPDAAVQARTGKILDLTWDQFFALGKKLKASGHPLGQAFGHSQGDPPSWAYPYMWSHGAMEVERDGKTVAFNKPIFVDAMKKLVSAWKESFDETGLSWDDSSNNKAFLAGQIAATLNGSSIYAAALKDYPDIAKDMNHTMIPRGPAGRFALLGTRTLAILKNSKNIAGAKEFLAWWFQDKQYGDWLHIQAGYNLPAMKKWAKDPMWGKDPVMYAFSKEASVGRDQGWAGPPNSKSGLAFSKYIIVDTYAKAIQSGDAAGAIKWGADQLGAIYGR